A region of the Phaseolus vulgaris cultivar G19833 chromosome 11, P. vulgaris v2.0, whole genome shotgun sequence genome:
AGCGATAAAGCAAAAGAATGGCGCTGCTGTGTGGTTCCACTTCTGTGCCTCCGTTTCTTTCCCACAAGAATGTTGTTGCAGCCTCAACAAAATCTTCCTTTGTGGGCTTCCAATTGCCACTTCCAAAGCTTACATTATCTTCTTCAGTTCGAACCCTTTTACCCTCAAATTCCCGTATCCGTTGTCAACAGGACTCTGCTACTGCTGCCCCTGTAACGGAAGACCCGCGCTTCGCCTGCGTTGAGCCCGAGCCACGATTCAAAGGCCCGGTACAGTACaacccttgttcttccttttgTCAAACGGTTTCTGCTATGAATGTGTTGTCTTCCAATTTGAAATTGAAGTGTTCAGATTTGTGATTGAAGTCACTGGTCTACATGACTACCTGAAATTTATgcattttgttttcttctctaATTAGCTTATCTTGGGAATGTGCAGGtgatttcttttttttcctatttgtTGCGAATGTTCGATTTGTTTGAACGAGCTATGAAGGAAAAAACTTTACTTCTTCGCAAACTTTTGGACAAGTTAAGAGAATTTGtattaattagtttatataaacgtaattttaatttcatttttttgggagaatttttttgtagaaaagctcatccaaacATACCTTTAATAATCACTAAATTTAACTAAATTCTTATGTATTTTTCTCCTTTGCTTTAGTGCTTAGATTTAACTAAATTGTAATTCATTTTATCTAAGTCACTAAATTTAATTACTCATCGTCATTTTGGGTCCTTTGGTCCCTGAAGCAGATTTTAGTATTATCACTTAGTCACCTAAAATGAGTGGTGTATGTTGGGGAGAATTTTTGAATTTGGTTAATAGTAAGGATTAATGTGTCGGTCAATTACAATATTAGGAACTAAATTGACcggttattattttttaattttttttaagtgttttttaaTCTTTACTTAAGTTTTTCCATTAAAGTTAGTTTGAAGGTGTATTCTAGTGTTTGTTATGAATTTTAAAGGAATAATGATGTTAAATTTAAGTGTCTGAATGCAATTTCTGTAtgtgttgttttcttttaaaaaaatttaacttcattgatttttttttgctGGGTGAATTTGAATTCCCATACCAAAAAACAAATTGCAGGACATTTGGAACAAGAGCTGGTATCCAAAAGCTGTAGATCATGTGAATACAGAGAAAACATGGTATGTTGTTGATGCTACAGATAAAGTTCTTGGAAGATTAGCTTCTACGATTGCTATTCACATCCGAGGGAAAAACTTAGCAACCTACACACCCAGTGTGGACATGGGTGCATTTGTAATTGTGGTATGTAGTTCTGCATAGGTTAATTGTTATGTAGTTATGATTAGTATTTCTTCATTCTCCCTGTCTGTTTGCGAGGGGCAATAGAGGTACTATTCCAattgtataaactgtttgttaATTTGTTAGAACAACTGggtatttatataaaaaataggaGGGAAATAATAGAGGGGGAAGTTGTAAATTTGGAATAGGAATCTGGGGAGGGAGTAAACATAGTATCTTGAATACTTGGGATTtcagaaagagagagagagagacaccCTTTGCGGTTTCTGGAATTGACTGATAGTTGAGAGGAGTTTATTGCATTTTAATCTTTCTTTTAAATGGTAGgtcttataatttaaatttgaaccTAACTTAATTACACAAAACTAACTTGTAGGGTAAGATTACTTCCTACTTATATACTACTATCATACTATGGCACAAAGCTGATGTGATGAGACTTGGGTTTTTTTGCAATAGTAGGTAACAATGAAAATGGATTACATGCAACATTGATATCATGTTTCATTAGTTGCCATTAACATTTTTAACTCTATTTCTGTAATAATCTCctatttcaattaaattttatattttttgtatattGGTTCTCAATTTAATCTGGGATCGATGTATTGTTTTTGCGTCATATTTGGAAAAGTCTTGATTAAGCCGCGGTAATTCGTTTTATGTCTGAATACATGATTTTTGCATCATTTAAGTGGCTGCAAAAgcattattcttttatttaatcaGTTAGTCGTCATTATGTAAATCTGATGATAGGATTCTTCTGCATTTAACTTTCCCAGTTTCCCCATATTGTAAACATTTTCTATGCAATATTTTCTGTTGAAGTTTGATTTCAATTATATAAGGTTGAGGACAACTTATGGTCCAAGAACAGTTATCAAATTTCCTTTGATAGACAatttttctagaaaaaaaaatgataagatATATTAAGGAAACACGATCCTTTCTGAAAATATTCTATACTAATGATAATATTACTGCTTAGTTTCTCACTTTTCACACGATTGTCTGTGTTAAGCAGCCTGAACCTTATGGAGAAGGTTTAAGTTATAAGAATGTATTGtattatattttcttctatTCCTATTGATGAGTGAAGCATATGTGTTAATTACATATAAAGCTATGTGATGCCATACCAAGTCTGAATCTGTTTATTATTTAACTTGGGGCTCTAAAGGTAAATGCAGAAAAGATTGCTGTATCTGGGAAAAAGAGGACCCAAAAGCTTTATAGAAGACACTCTGGAAGGCCTGGTGGTATGACGGTGGAGACATTTGCTCAGCTGCAAAACAGAATTCCTGAAAGAATTATTGAACATGCTGTTCGTGGCATGCTTCCAAAAGGGAGGGTAAGTTCAAGTATAGTTGAATATTTTTCCAAGACATGCACATATCCGAAGTAGACATGTTAAACTGAGTTGTTATAGCATGGTAGTTTTAGAGATGGTGACGCAATTCTAAATTATATGATTAATTTTCATGACATGTCACATATGTAAGATTCATCCCCATAATTGATGGAAGAATTTAACGGTGAAGAATGAAGTAAAATCCCTTTAAAGTTTGGATTGAAAGGAATGGTTGGATATTTTGAAGGACAGACTATACCCATGATCATGCTTTGGAACATGATTGTCTTTTTGCACTGTTCAATGCAAGAGTCCTTTTTCTGGTGTTTCTGTATTTCAGGATTGGACAACTCTTGTATTGTATGCTATATGCTCTtcgatttatttatttatttctgtgaAAATAATGCTTAGCTCTTTGTTGAATCCACAATAATCAAGGGTTGCTTGTTTTATTTAGCTTGGCAGGAGACTATTCACCCACCTGAAGGTTTACAAGGGCCCTGATCATCCACATGCAGCACAGAAGCCCGTTGACTTGCCAATAAGGGATAAGAGAATACAAATCCAGAAATAGGTCATAGGTGCCGCAGAGAAAATGGAATGAAATATGCCATTTGTAACTCTATCCATTTCACAGAACATCGAGTTTCCTGCTTTGCCTGCCACCTTACTGATGTCTTCCATTAATGTTTATATTGTCTGTAGAGGTAACTGATTATTGTGTTATTTGTGTTTGTTCAAGGTCCTTTGATGAATCTTCATAACATTTTTGTTGTAGATTTGAATCTTAGTCATGTCATTTTTTAATATGCTTGAGTttaatgtcatttttttttatttgaaggaAACATCCATGCCTTTTccttttttctctttaattatTTAGACCACCAATTAAATATATTGAATCTAAAATCCacattcattttaataaaattaatttaatttaaattttttcaatccaattttaaattgaattaaatccAAATTATATCAGAGTTTCTCAATTAGATTAAGGTTAGATCAATTTTTCTAAACTCAACATGAGGTGAGTTTGGTTTGATCCAACCCAGTTTGTTCTTTAATCGATTAAAATTTTAGGTTATCGGTTAAATTTATTAATCATGTGAATGCAGATGTAGATAATCCATTATTATTCATGATAATCGATTAAAACAGAGTCccaaaaacaaaacattcaGAAATAATCGATTAAACTATGATGAAATTGATTAATATACAAAATACAGCAACAAAATACACTTAGAATAATCGATTAAAGAGATTGCACTGGAAACATTTTCAAGCGAAACTT
Encoded here:
- the LOC137808002 gene encoding large ribosomal subunit protein uL13c — translated: MALLCGSTSVPPFLSHKNVVAASTKSSFVGFQLPLPKLTLSSSVRTLLPSNSRIRCQQDSATAAPVTEDPRFACVEPEPRFKGPDIWNKSWYPKAVDHVNTEKTWYVVDATDKVLGRLASTIAIHIRGKNLATYTPSVDMGAFVIVVNAEKIAVSGKKRTQKLYRRHSGRPGGMTVETFAQLQNRIPERIIEHAVRGMLPKGRLGRRLFTHLKVYKGPDHPHAAQKPVDLPIRDKRIQIQK